The sequence AGATTTTGGGGTATGCTTTTGGATTGCGGGAAATTGAATCAATAGCAGCTTCGATACTTAATAGAAAAGAGGAACCAAGACCTTTGATTCTCTCTTCGTACCAATTAACAGCTTCAATTAGTTCTCTCTCGGCTTCGGGTCGAAAGAACAATTCTGAATTCATAATTTGTTTATGATTTTGTTCCTGATTTCATTCCACGGTTTTATTTCATCAGGATTTTTTTTGTAAGCTTCAAAACGCGAATTCAACTCTTTCTTCTGGTCATTAGACAGCGGAACTTCCTCAGTTGAAGATAAAATACTATCCCAGATCTCTTCGACAAGAAGTATTCGCTCTGCGATGCTTAGATTCTTGATATTCTCAAGAGAATAATTGCCGGATTGCTCCTTTGCCATTTTGTTGCCTCATTTCTCAATTACAATATAGGTCAATATGGATTCTTATTCAATTACTTATTAGGGTAGAGGGAATTCTAACGCTTTCTGTTCAGAAGAAAATATACACCAAGGAGTATAATAAAAACCGGATAGTAGTCCAATAGTCCCGAGGCAATCCTGCCGGCAAAGCCGAACAAGGGAACCTTTTTTGTGAGAAATGCCGATAAAAAGGAGAAGAAAACCAGCACTCCTGAAGTGTAAAGAAAAACCCTGTTTGAGTAGTCGTCAAAAAACAGCATCAGAAATCCTATGCCTACTATAAATAAAAGCGAAGGCAGAACAAGTACCCCGGGCTGAATTATATCAAAGTACTCAACAATAAATAAAACTACCCCGGTAAGAAAAATTGAAGTCCCGAGAAAAAGTCCCGCCCGCCTGTGCGTGCCCAACGTAAGATGAACTGAAACTATGCCGTAGAGAAGAAAGGCATAGGATATGATCTTACCGGTGCTCAAAGTAATGATCCCGAAGAGCTTTAATATGTAAACCAGTAATATGAAAATGAAAACCAGGCTGAGCGTGGATTGGTTATTTCTCAAGATTTACCTCGTTATCTAAAGGGACTAAAAGAGCAAAAAGAACATAGATCAGTATCCCGATCCCAAATGAACCGAAGGTTAATATCACCCAGATTATTCTGACAAGATTGGGATCTATGTTAAGGTAGTTCCCCAGTCCGGCACATACGCCTGCAATCATCCTGTTTGAGCTGGAACGGAAAAGCCCCCTGCCGGAAGGAGATTCCTTGTATGTAAAACTCTTTCCCCTGACTACAAGTATAATCCCAAGGGCAATCAGTATAATAGGTATAATAAATTCATGCGTCAGGCCGAAGAAATTGAAAAAGCGCAGAATGCCTGTCGTTCTGAATAATGCGTAAAGCCCGAGCAGTATAAGCGCCGAACCAAATATCATCTTGCTGTTTTCAGAACTCACACCAGGCTCCTTTTCATCTTCCATAGCCGGAGCCTCTATTGGATCAGACGGAATAATAAGCGCGGCCAGAATGTATACCAGAAAACCCCAGCCTCCGATAAGAAAACTTAGCACAAAGATGAGCCTTATTATAACAGGATCGATGTTAAGGTAATCCCCCAGGCCTCCGCAGACGCCGAATAAAATTCTGTTCTTTCTCGACTTGTAAAGCCTTCTGCGCTGATAGGGTCTGGAATATGGGGCTTCTTCTGTTGGCGGAGGAACCTCATATCGCTCTTCCTCCGAGGCTTCTTCCTGCGCAGTTTCTTCCCCCGGGACTTTTTCTTCACTTACAGGTTCACCACCTGCAGGTGCTTCAGCTCTTTTCCCTTCTGGCTGTTCCTCTTCTATTTTTTCAGGTTTTTCTTCGGCGGGCCCGGCAGTCTTTTCCCTTTCGGGCTCTTTCCCCTCCTCAGGAGCTTTTTCAGCCTCCGGCAAATTGCCGGGTTCTGACTTTCTTTCAGGTTCGGGTTTTTTGTCGGATTCTTCTTTGTTGGATTCTTTGTTGGTTTCTTCTTCCATTCGGATAAATTTTATAGTTAAAGACTGCTCATCCGTGATATATAATTACAATCTATAAAAAAAATCATTTACTTCAATTGGAATAGTCATATCTTCATTTAAGGGTGTCTTGCATAGATAACCAGGAGAGCGGAAAAATTTGGGGAGGCTTATTTCAGGTAAGCCTCCCGCTTATAAAGATAAATTACTTCAGTTCTTCCAGCATTGTCTTAAGCTTGCCGAGCTTTTCTTCCCAGTCGGATTTCTTCTGCCTTTCTTTTTCAACAATGTCTTTTGGAGCATTATTTACAAAGCTTTCGCTGGAAAGTTTTTTGTTCACTCCCGTAAGGCTCCCTTCAAGGCGCTGAATGTCCTTCTGAAGGCGCGAGCGTTCAATATCCAGATCAATCAGCCCTTCAAGCGGAATAAATATTTCTGAATCCTTTACTACTGCTGAAGCCGAAGCCTTGGGCTTCTGAAGCTCACGGCCCCCGAAGAGGTTTTCCACCTTGCCGAGCTTCTTAATGTACACTTTTTCGTTTTCAGTCAGCTCGCTTCCTTTTATGTAAGCATCCACAAACTTTGAAGGCGGAATATTCATCTCGCCGCGGATATTGCGTATTGAGGTTACAATATCCTGAACAAGCCCAATCTCACTTTCTGCCTCTGTGTTGATAAGAGAGGGGTTTTCCTCCGGGAAGTTCATAAGAGAAATGCTTTCCTGCTCACCCCTTTCCTTCATGAGGTGCCAGATCTCTTCAGTTATAAAAGGCATAAACGGGTGAACAATCTTCAGCATCTCTTCAAAAAGGTTGATGGCTCTTGTAAGAACAGCCGACTTAACCTCTTCGTCATCCGAATAAAGACGGCTTTTTGACATCTCAATGTACCAGTCGCAGAAATCATTCCATACGTAAGAGTAAATTATCTTTACAACACCGTTTACGTCGAAATTAGTCATGGCTTCATTTATATTGTGAAGCGTGCTTTCAAAGCGCGAGATGATCCACTTGTCGGCAAAATCCATGTGCTTATCTTTAAGACTGTCGTCAAGCTTAATTGTCTGAGCGTTCATAAGCAGGTATCGTCCGGCGTTCCAGATCTTGTTTGCGAAGTTGCGCCCGATCTCGCACTTCTCAGAGCTGAAAAGAACGTCCTGCCCTAAAGGTGCAAGGTAAAGAACAGAGAACCTTAAGGCGTCTGCCCCGTATTCGGCAATTACGTCCAGGGGATCAGGAGAGTTGCCGAGCGACTTGCTCATTTTCCTTCCCTGCATGTCTCGTATAACGCTGGTAAAGTAAACATCCTTAAACGGAATATCCTGCTTAAACTCAAGTCCCGCCATGATCATTCTGGCAACCCAGAAGAAAATGATGTCAGGAGCCGTTACTAGTGTATCGGTCGGATAGTAATAGTCCTGCTCTTCTTTTGTTGTAAATACGTCAAAAGCCCAGAGCCAGCTCGAGGCCCAGGTGTCAAGAACGTCTTCATCCTGGTGCCAGTTTTCTATGTCCCTGGGAGGCTTCGTGTCGCAGTAGATCTCGTTTGTCTTATTGTTATACCATACCGGTATTCTGTGGCCCCACCAGAGCTGGCGGGAAATACACCAGTCCTTGATGTTCCCCATCCAGTGCTCATAAGTCTTTGTCCAGTGTTCCGGGTGGAAGTGAATACTGCCTTCCCTTACCACTTTTACAGCCGGGGCTGCAAGCTCGTCCATCTTCAAAAACCACTGTTCAGAAAGATAAGGCTCAATCGGTACACCGCCGCGCTCTGAATAGCCCACGTTATTTGTATAATCTTCAATTTTATGAATGAGTCCCAGCGCTTCAAACTCTTCTATTACTTTCTTTCTTACTTCATAGCGGTCTAAGCCCTGAAGCCCTTCGGGAACGTTGGAGTTCGTTGTGGCATCGGGATTAAAGATGTTGATAAACTCAAGGTCGTGGCGCTTTCCCATTTCATAGTCGTTTACATCGTGAGCCGGTGTGACCTTAACGGCGCCTGTTCCGAAATTCTTATCCACATATTCGTCTGCAAAAATGGGTATTTCCCTGTTTACTATCGGAAGCAGTACTTTTTTGCCCAGAAGGTGAGCGTATCTCTCGTCTTCGGGGTTAACTGCAATACCCGTATCACCCAGCATCGTCTCAGGGCGCGTGGTTGCAACAACAATAATCTCGTCTGAATCCTTAACGGGGTACTTCAGGTACCAGAGTTTCCCGTTAACCTGACGGTAGATTACTTCTTCGTCGGAAATTGCCGACTTGCTTGCCGGATCCCAGTTCACCATACGGTAGCCGCGGTAGATTTTCCCTTTTTTGTAGAGGTCTACAAAAGATTCAATTACTTTATCGTAATAATGCTCATCCATCGTAAAGCGCTCGCGCTGCCAGTCGCAGCTTACGCCCAGCTTACGGAGCTGTTTTGTGATAATGCCGCCGTATTTATGAGTCCATTCCCAGCAGTGCTTCAGGAATTCCTCGCGCCCAATGGCTTTTTTATCAATTCCCTGTTCCTTCAGGTAATTGGTTACCTTGGTTTCAGTGGCAATTGAGGCGTGGTCCGTTCCCGGCACCCAGCAGGCGTTAAAGCCTTTCATTCTTTTATAGCGAATGAAAACGTCCTGAATGGTGTTATTAAGAATGTGGCCCATAGTTAGTATTCCCGTCACATTCGGAGGGGGGATAACTATGGTGTATGGCGTTTTATTTTTATCCGGTTCGGAATGATAAATCTCGTTTCCTTCCCAGAAGGCGTACCACTTGTCTTCCACCTCGCCGGGGTTGTAAGCTTTTGGAATTTCTCTTGTATTGGACTCAGGCATTTAGCACTCTTTAATATTAAAACATAAAACCAAATATACGCAAAAAGCACGATAATTTGGCAGGAGAAAATTGGGGAGGCTTCTCTTAAAAACAGCCCGAAAACAATTTATTCCGGGCTATGGAATGGGACTAAGGAAAATAGTATAATTGAGGAGGAATTTTTCACTTAAAGAGAGCATCCAATGAATTTCCACCTGAATACTTTCTTTTATCCTAAAAGCGTCCTGGTTGCCGGGGCTTCCACAAAAGAAAAAAGCATCGGCTATGAGCTCTTAAAAACAATGCTGTCCTACGGCTATACGGGTCATATCCTCCCGGTTAACCCTAAGGCAGATGAAATACTGGGACTTAAATGCTATCACTCCATTGAAGAAGTTGAAAAGACGCCGGACCTGGCAATTGTGCTGGTGCCGAAAGCCTGCGCCGAGGAGACAATAGAAAGCATCCTCCAAAAGGGTGTTAGATCTATTATTCTCATAACAGCCGGCTTTAAGGAGGTAGGCCCGGAAGGCGAAAAGGTGGAAAAAAGGATCGTGGAGAAAATTAAATCCCACGGAGCACGCCTCGTGGGCCCTAACTGCATGGGGGTTATTAATACAGGAAGTGATATTAGGCTTAACGCTACATTCGTAGCTGAAAAGCCGGAGCACGGATCGACCGGATTTCTATCCCAGTCGGGAGCACTGGGTGCCGCGGTCCTTAACTCCCTCAGGGAGACAGATATCCGTTTCGCCCACTTTATCAGCGTCGGAAATAAGGCCGACGTCAATGAAAACGACATTCTTAACTACTGGCAGGAAAACCCCGACATCCGGACCCTCACCTTTTACCTGGAAAGTTTTACCAACGGACATGAATTTATATCTCCTTTTGTCAAAGGTGAGATCACAAAACCTGCCATTATTCTAAAGGCCGGGAAATCCTCCGGAGGCATGAAAGCTGCAAGTTCCCACACGGGAGCACTCGGGAGCATGGATAAGGTGGTCGATGCCGTCTTAAGGCAGTTCGGTATTGTGCGCGTTGAGGACTTAAATGAGCTCTTTAACACGGCTAAAGGATTTGAAAACTTCCCCCTTCCCGCGGGAAATAAAGTTGCAGTTGTTACAAACGCCGGGGGACCTGCCATTCTTGCCGTCGATGCCCTGGAGAAGGAAAACCTGAGGCTTGCGGAACTGAGCGCCGCTACAAAAATGCGCCTCCGCGAAATAGTGCACCCCGAGGGGAGCGTTGAAAACCCCGTGGACCTCCTGCCCGGAGGCTCGGCGGAAACCTATAAAAAGGTAAATGAGATCCTTCTTGAAGACGAAAATGTGGATAGCGTAATATCAATTTTTGTTGAACCCGTAATGGTTCAGCCTTTTAAGGTGCTTCAGGCTGTCTCGGAAATAAAATCCTCTAAACCTCTTCTGCAGGTCTATATGCCGCTTCCGGAATTCTGGGAATTCTACCGCCATCAGCCGGGAAATAAAATCCCCCTGTTCCGCAATCCCGAAGATCCGGCAGAGGTAATTTCAAATATGCTTTTCTACAGGAAAAGAAGAAGCCGCATTGAAAAAAGCCTTAACACCCGCTTAAAAGAAAGCGCACTCCCGGAAATAGATAAATATCAGTTCCAGGCGGGTTACCTCAGGCAAAGCG comes from Ignavibacteria bacterium and encodes:
- a CDS encoding addiction module protein, producing MAKEQSGNYSLENIKNLSIAERILLVEEIWDSILSSTEEVPLSNDQKKELNSRFEAYKKNPDEIKPWNEIRNKIINKL
- a CDS encoding PspC domain-containing protein: MEEETNKESNKEESDKKPEPERKSEPGNLPEAEKAPEEGKEPEREKTAGPAEEKPEKIEEEQPEGKRAEAPAGGEPVSEEKVPGEETAQEEASEEERYEVPPPTEEAPYSRPYQRRRLYKSRKNRILFGVCGGLGDYLNIDPVIIRLIFVLSFLIGGWGFLVYILAALIIPSDPIEAPAMEDEKEPGVSSENSKMIFGSALILLGLYALFRTTGILRFFNFFGLTHEFIIPIILIALGIILVVRGKSFTYKESPSGRGLFRSSSNRMIAGVCAGLGNYLNIDPNLVRIIWVILTFGSFGIGILIYVLFALLVPLDNEVNLEK
- a CDS encoding acetyl-CoA synthetase encodes the protein MNFHLNTFFYPKSVLVAGASTKEKSIGYELLKTMLSYGYTGHILPVNPKADEILGLKCYHSIEEVEKTPDLAIVLVPKACAEETIESILQKGVRSIILITAGFKEVGPEGEKVEKRIVEKIKSHGARLVGPNCMGVINTGSDIRLNATFVAEKPEHGSTGFLSQSGALGAAVLNSLRETDIRFAHFISVGNKADVNENDILNYWQENPDIRTLTFYLESFTNGHEFISPFVKGEITKPAIILKAGKSSGGMKAASSHTGALGSMDKVVDAVLRQFGIVRVEDLNELFNTAKGFENFPLPAGNKVAVVTNAGGPAILAVDALEKENLRLAELSAATKMRLREIVHPEGSVENPVDLLPGGSAETYKKVNEILLEDENVDSVISIFVEPVMVQPFKVLQAVSEIKSSKPLLQVYMPLPEFWEFYRHQPGNKIPLFRNPEDPAEVISNMLFYRKRRSRIEKSLNTRLKESALPEIDKYQFQAGYLRQSEVTQIVEDYHLPVVKSLNLKPSELTTIPENFLPAVLKGISCDVIHKSEFNAVRLNLLTREEIKSEAQKMTQEFAAKGFSVEGFLIQPYVKVKHEILLGGFRDPSFGPMIMFGTGGKYVEVLNDTAIKSAYISDADINEMIKMTKIGQIIKGVRGENPADIRCLRETIKAAARMIIENKRIQEFDINPLVVTETNQVFAVDIRIRMGE
- a CDS encoding type II toxin-antitoxin system RelE/ParE family toxin; this encodes MNSELFFRPEAERELIEAVNWYEERIKGLGSSFLLSIEAAIDSISRNPKAYPKIYKNIRRILIRRFPFGIYYFVEKERIIVLAVFHAHRNPKEWEKRIS
- a CDS encoding valine--tRNA ligase codes for the protein MPESNTREIPKAYNPGEVEDKWYAFWEGNEIYHSEPDKNKTPYTIVIPPPNVTGILTMGHILNNTIQDVFIRYKRMKGFNACWVPGTDHASIATETKVTNYLKEQGIDKKAIGREEFLKHCWEWTHKYGGIITKQLRKLGVSCDWQRERFTMDEHYYDKVIESFVDLYKKGKIYRGYRMVNWDPASKSAISDEEVIYRQVNGKLWYLKYPVKDSDEIIVVATTRPETMLGDTGIAVNPEDERYAHLLGKKVLLPIVNREIPIFADEYVDKNFGTGAVKVTPAHDVNDYEMGKRHDLEFINIFNPDATTNSNVPEGLQGLDRYEVRKKVIEEFEALGLIHKIEDYTNNVGYSERGGVPIEPYLSEQWFLKMDELAAPAVKVVREGSIHFHPEHWTKTYEHWMGNIKDWCISRQLWWGHRIPVWYNNKTNEIYCDTKPPRDIENWHQDEDVLDTWASSWLWAFDVFTTKEEQDYYYPTDTLVTAPDIIFFWVARMIMAGLEFKQDIPFKDVYFTSVIRDMQGRKMSKSLGNSPDPLDVIAEYGADALRFSVLYLAPLGQDVLFSSEKCEIGRNFANKIWNAGRYLLMNAQTIKLDDSLKDKHMDFADKWIISRFESTLHNINEAMTNFDVNGVVKIIYSYVWNDFCDWYIEMSKSRLYSDDEEVKSAVLTRAINLFEEMLKIVHPFMPFITEEIWHLMKERGEQESISLMNFPEENPSLINTEAESEIGLVQDIVTSIRNIRGEMNIPPSKFVDAYIKGSELTENEKVYIKKLGKVENLFGGRELQKPKASASAVVKDSEIFIPLEGLIDLDIERSRLQKDIQRLEGSLTGVNKKLSSESFVNNAPKDIVEKERQKKSDWEEKLGKLKTMLEELK